Within Aricia agestis chromosome Z, ilAriAges1.1, whole genome shotgun sequence, the genomic segment aaaagaaatgtgtGAGAAACCAATAAGATGCTAAAAATCAAACCTGTCCTGGATTTTGCGCTACAGacagaattaaaatattttttggttataAAAAGAGCATTCACTATTCATGGCAAGTTAAAAATAGGTAGTTAATATAagtttaagtaaaattttaataaacttaGTTAATAGTAATGGTTgcacaaatttttttgttgttaaattttgaatgctgTCTTGTTATAAATCATCTagagaacataactgcattcataactcaatacatattttttgtgggttagtacttgaatgcttaacagcatccagtTATCACCAGGAAAAAACTAAACAAGATTAGCATTTAGTTTGGTGATAGATCACCTACTTTGTACAAAAAAATCGGcctagtgcgagtcggactcacgtaTGAAGGGTTCAGTACCATTATAGAGTGAAAGTATGGCAAAAATAGTGttagtacctatattttgttgttatagcagcaccaaaaatacacaatctgtgataatttcagaagtctagctatagctgttcttgagatacagcctggagatagacagacaaacggacagacatcgaagtctctgtAATAGggcctttgggtacagaaccctaaaaatgtatctAATTCTAAATACAAACCTGTGTTCTCTTGAAGATTCCCCATTAGGCTTTGGTATCACACCACTGAACAAGGAGCCATGAGATATTTTATCTGTCCGCCCAAATGGAGCGAAAGATAATTTTCTTTTGTATGTAGCATTCTTGGGTCCATTCAAGGAAGTCTCAGTATGAGTTCCCACATTCTTACTGGAGGGCTCTCCCTCCTCTGCATATTTAAAATCCTTGTCGCCCTCGTAGTGAACACGATAATTGATATTATCATTTAATGTGAGCAAATCTGTTTTTGTACTAGGCGACTTGTCACAAAAATCTTCAAACGATACAATTTCGTAATCGTCATCATCTTCTTTGGTCGGTTCAGCTTTATACGGTACTTTAGGCATTTTATTGCCTAATTACCTAATGCGCCAACAAGATCTTTTTATAGACTTTTATTACCtttcaaatatatatttgaCAGCCGCTGTATAGGGGATATGATTTTATTTATCTTTAGAAATAATGTCTGCAACCATCACTTTTATAGCTTACATGCAATCTTTTTCCTTTTCAAGTGTTTAGTaatggcaataaataaataaacaaacaaacgagaaattcaacaatgcaaatttgcatttttaatttttaccatagacattttttcttttttttaattcgtcccggttgggacaggcaaagggagcgttgcccatacagccataaAGATCACCATAGACAACAATttgaagttaattttttttccagaGCTCAGCAGTCACTAGATGGTCACTAGTGAGATGCAGTCAGTAGTGCCAAATGCCATTGATTtaagcatagacttaatatatattataggtttatggattTAAGTTATTGGGGTTGTGGTCTGACTATAAAAACAgatcaaaaagtaaaaacccaaAATCCATAACTGTACAAATTGtttgaaaatagtttttaatagtttattgaGCAAGAATAATTGTTTTTAACGGGTTAATCATCAATTTATATTTGATCAAATGATTGGTGAAATGGTGACAAAGAGGATATTAAACTACGTAACAGTTGGTGAATTGAAAATATAACATGTGGGTAGTTCAACAAAAAAGCGACCATACACTTGATCTTGTAACAAACGCGTGGACTGAATAAGGTGGAACGAGtagtttcatattattaataattagtaatttttgTGAAACAAGTATTATACATTTAGATAAGTCGTCTTTATTCATCATAATGGATTGGAAATACGCCAAGATTCTTTTGGCTTCGACGGCTGCCGTAGTAGCTTCGGCAGTGGTGAAGAAAATGTGCAAGTACTTTTACAATTTGAAATATGCAGAAGACCAGGACATTCATGATTCATGTAATGATATCATGAATTTAAGAAATCGTGAAATAAACGACGTCATATTATTTTCCGATGAAGCTTCCCACCATCTTAGAGTAATGCCGAACAAGGGTTTGAAAATTTGTGAAAGCAGGGAAATAAATTGTTTCAAATTGATCAAATATATCAAGTCTGCACGAGAAACGTTAGACGTATGTATGTACTTAATAACAAGCAAAGAAATAGTCGAACATATAATTCGTTTGGGACAACGACACGTTGTCGTAAGGATAGTAGTGGACAGTGATATGGCGTTCACACCACCGTCACAAATAAAGAAGTTACAAGAATATAGTAAGTATTcagttatttttactttatgtaTTATGTTAAGTTAAGGCCATGAAGAGCCAGCAAGATTTACCGAAGTTATATTATAGGACAATATGCCTTACAAAAGGACATGTAGATGAGCTATGCTATGTGGTCCATTTGCGTCgaaatattatactagctaaaagccgagctatGTGAGgcctcgcgtcgtcacacctcgactgactgatgataacactgatgatctacatataaataaaaattactatgtattatatagcacaaatcaataggcgtgccacgtgatagtttttccgtaaagtgtaccacaaaacgtacaggttgtgggatatactagggctcgcttcgctcgctctgattatgtgtaataattaagtaatttttttgtcaAATTAGGGGTTTTTACATagagttatttaatttacaGGTTTTATAAGAGTGCAAACGAATAAAAAGCCAATACTGATGCATCACAAGTTTTGTATAATTGACGGCCCAAAGGCTCTAAAACGGAAagctattttaaaacaatacgcAGAGAAACTAAATATACATGCAAAATACACAAGACTTGACGACAATCATCAAACGAAAATAAAGCAAGTTAAAGGTTTTGTCATGTCGGGATCATTGAATTGGTCAACGCAAGCGATGGCTGCTAACCACGAAAGTGTTATTGTAACCTCTCATCCAACGATAGTGGAGAAATTCGAGAGAGAATTTGAAAGTTTGTGGGTAGAAGATGAGCCAGTAAGTttgtcattataatatatattctaataagtactacttaaataaaaaattagttaATGTATGTTCATTGAAGAATGCAATTCAAAGAATTAATGTTTTCAGGCATTGCTGGCACCAAAATAATGACGAATGATCCAGTATTACCATGTTTGAGCCATCACCACAAAACGaatggtaagttaaaaattattataaatatcaaaTCGTTTTAAACCCTAGTACAATATATCATTCATCTACTGTTTCATTTTGGGAGTTAGACACAAACATAAGTAATCCATTTCAATTATCAAAACTGTTAAATTCTATCCTAATTTCTAATCTAAATTCTAGGTAGAAATAGATAATTTAATGACTATggccactgacctctataatacactcactgacctctataacacactggacaggcgatggctatcaataaaatgttcctatttgaaagtcgccatattggcgctgattgctatgtgaaagcagtagtgagtgtacttggaactactattttgcaaatggcggttgtaattttctataatatattatatacctatctctaatatagtaatatataaCTAGTTCACGATACGCCCACCACGGCGCTTCAATTCGGCACAAAAAAATAGTTGTCAGTTTgaacggcatagcctgtcccgTGTATTTAAATAGAGGTCAGTGAATAAtgaatacactggacaggctaatGCCGtgcaaaatgacagctattttttgtgccgatttgaagcacCGCGGTGAGcatactgtgaactaattacatagaaaattaatGGAAAATTGCAACCACCATTTGCACAATAGTAGTTACAAACTtacaagtacactcactaccgtactgctttcacatagcaatcagcgccaatgtGGCGACTTtaaaataggaacattttattgatagcgatcgcctgtccagtgcaTTAAATAGAGGTCAGTGGACTATAATGGCACTGCTACGCACTGACTTGCCTGCagataagaattaaaaaaactttgtgCCTAGAATATTAACAAAGATTAATATCGGtaatgcccgggccgcacctgcgcagtgcttcgtgcttaaaacgatttACGATCTGCGCGTATCGTCCAATGGACAATGGTATCGTCATCAATAAACAttgcacgaagcttcgtacgatagacgcatgtgcgacCGCAGCATAAGGAGCCAGAACTTGAAACGGAACCAAGCAAAAAAACTCTCGATTCATTAATTGTCTATAGCCATTTGGCTGTataagccggcgccagacatgggtttgagcaaactttgcacaaataggaaaatgccagcaataactttgcacaaataggcaaatgtcagtgccacacgtggcgaatttgcgtatttgatcacatgtctggcgcccgcctatgggcaacgctccctttgcctgtcccgaccgggacgaattaaaaaaaaatatctatagcCTTATTTTGATGTTTTGAGTTGACAGCTGCGAGAATTCCATAGACAATTACAATGT encodes:
- the LOC121739379 gene encoding mitochondrial cardiolipin hydrolase-like — encoded protein: MDWKYAKILLASTAAVVASAVVKKMCKYFYNLKYAEDQDIHDSCNDIMNLRNREINDVILFSDEASHHLRVMPNKGLKICESREINCFKLIKYIKSARETLDVCMYLITSKEIVEHIIRLGQRHVVVRIVVDSDMAFTPPSQIKKLQEYSFIRVQTNKKPILMHHKFCIIDGPKALKRKAILKQYAEKLNIHAKYTRLDDNHQTKIKQVKGFVMSGSLNWSTQAMAANHESVIVTSHPTIVEKFEREFESLWVEDEPALLAPK